A genomic region of Paenibacillus sp. PL2-23 contains the following coding sequences:
- the topA gene encoding type I DNA topoisomerase — translation MADSLVIVESPAKAKTIGKYLGSKYIVKASMGHIRDLPKSQIGVEVENDFSPKYITIRGKGNVLKELKDARKKVKNVYLAADPDREGEAIAWHLAHYLELDEADTCRVVFNEITKQAVKDAFKHPRKINMDLVNAQQARRILDRLVGYKISPLLWKKVKKGLSAGRVQSVAVKLIIDRENEIDAFVPEEYWSITAKLLHKGVAFDAKYYAVDGEKRELSKEADVQEVLKAMGGQSFSVVEVKEKERLRNPAPPFITSSLQQEAARKIGFRASKTMSVAQQLYEGVELGKEGTVGLITYMRTDSTRISPVAQEEAKAYIEEKYGAAYNPEQPRVYTKKNSNAQDAHEAIRPTSIYRDPESMKPFLTRDQLRLYKLVWERFTSSQMSSAVLDTMTVDLEAGQTVFRANGSKVKFAGFMKVYVEGNDDGTVEEHKFLPPLVKGDAVQTDGIEPKQHFTQPPPRYTEARLVRTLEELGIGRPSTYAPTLETIQKRGYVAIEEKKFMPTELGELVSELMEEFFPEILDAEFTANMEGNLDHVEEGSEDWVKVLAKFYDSFEKRLSVAEEEMKEVELQDEVSDEICEKCGRHLVYKMGRFGKFLACSGFPECRNTKPIVKDIGVTCPTCHEGKIIERRSKKGRIFYGCDQYPACEYVSWDKPTGKSCPSCQSMLVEKRNRSGAKLQCVSCDYSEEIIDDESEHEQEEQA, via the coding sequence GTGGCAGATTCACTCGTCATTGTAGAATCACCGGCCAAAGCCAAAACCATTGGCAAATATTTGGGCAGCAAATATATTGTAAAGGCATCCATGGGACATATTCGCGACTTGCCCAAAAGCCAGATCGGTGTTGAGGTCGAAAACGATTTTAGTCCCAAATACATAACGATTCGCGGCAAAGGCAACGTGCTTAAAGAATTGAAGGATGCCCGCAAAAAAGTAAAAAACGTGTACCTGGCGGCTGACCCCGATCGTGAAGGGGAAGCAATCGCTTGGCATTTGGCGCATTATTTGGAGCTGGACGAAGCCGACACATGCCGCGTTGTTTTTAACGAAATTACGAAGCAGGCGGTAAAGGATGCTTTCAAGCACCCGCGCAAAATTAATATGGACCTTGTGAACGCGCAGCAGGCGAGACGAATTCTGGATCGGCTAGTTGGCTACAAGATTAGTCCATTATTATGGAAGAAAGTCAAAAAAGGCTTGTCCGCTGGACGTGTGCAATCCGTAGCGGTGAAGCTCATTATAGACCGCGAGAACGAAATCGACGCGTTTGTGCCTGAGGAATATTGGTCGATAACAGCCAAGCTGCTTCATAAGGGCGTGGCCTTTGATGCCAAATATTATGCCGTTGATGGCGAAAAACGCGAGCTGAGCAAGGAAGCGGACGTACAGGAAGTGCTGAAGGCAATGGGAGGCCAGTCGTTCTCCGTTGTAGAAGTGAAGGAGAAGGAAAGGCTTCGCAATCCGGCGCCGCCGTTCATTACGTCATCGCTTCAGCAGGAGGCAGCCCGGAAGATCGGCTTCCGAGCCTCCAAGACGATGTCGGTTGCGCAGCAGCTGTATGAGGGCGTCGAGCTTGGCAAAGAAGGCACCGTCGGTCTGATTACGTATATGAGAACGGATTCGACCAGAATTTCGCCTGTGGCCCAAGAAGAAGCCAAGGCATATATCGAGGAGAAATACGGCGCAGCGTACAATCCTGAGCAGCCGCGCGTGTATACGAAGAAAAACAGCAACGCTCAGGACGCGCATGAGGCCATCCGGCCCACCTCGATTTACCGGGATCCGGAGTCTATGAAGCCCTTCCTGACGCGCGATCAGCTGCGGCTGTATAAGCTTGTCTGGGAACGATTCACCTCCAGCCAGATGTCATCGGCAGTGCTAGATACGATGACGGTCGATCTGGAAGCGGGCCAAACCGTATTCCGCGCGAACGGCTCCAAGGTGAAGTTCGCGGGGTTCATGAAGGTGTACGTGGAAGGCAATGATGACGGTACGGTGGAGGAGCATAAGTTTTTGCCGCCGCTGGTGAAGGGTGATGCGGTTCAGACGGACGGCATTGAGCCCAAGCAGCACTTCACCCAGCCTCCGCCGCGTTATACCGAGGCTAGACTGGTCCGCACGCTGGAGGAGCTTGGAATCGGGCGTCCCAGCACCTACGCCCCGACGCTGGAGACGATCCAGAAGCGCGGCTATGTGGCGATTGAGGAGAAGAAGTTTATGCCGACCGAGCTTGGCGAGCTGGTCAGCGAGCTGATGGAGGAGTTTTTCCCCGAAATCCTGGACGCTGAGTTTACAGCCAACATGGAGGGCAACCTCGACCATGTAGAGGAAGGCAGCGAGGATTGGGTAAAGGTGCTTGCGAAGTTCTATGACTCCTTCGAGAAGCGGCTTTCGGTTGCCGAGGAGGAGATGAAGGAAGTCGAGCTGCAGGATGAGGTATCGGATGAAATTTGCGAGAAGTGCGGACGTCATCTTGTGTACAAGATGGGCCGCTTCGGCAAGTTTCTTGCGTGCTCAGGCTTTCCGGAATGCCGCAACACCAAGCCGATTGTCAAGGACATCGGGGTAACCTGCCCGACCTGCCATGAAGGAAAAATTATCGAGCGCCGCAGCAAGAAGGGCCGCATCTTCTATGGCTGTGATCAATATCCAGCTTGCGAATATGTGTCCTGGGATAAGCCGACGGGCAAGTCGTGCCCGAGCTGTCAATCCATGCTTGTGGAGAAGCGCAATCGAAGCGGAGCTAAGCTCCAATGCGTCTCCTGCGATTATTCCGAAGAGATTATCGACGATGAGTCAGAGCATGAGCAAGAAGAGCAGGCATAA
- the dprA gene encoding DNA-processing protein DprA — translation MNQDEQARRQMIIALYEIPGIGWHAIDKAVKHSLWRRDCWTVEELLAIGLKPKQAESAVRLYQEQPWKLATGESAAVRAAHAVVLTPTDQRYPDILRQIAQPPWVLYARGRLELLDRPAAAIVGTRVPTAYGRHAAAAFALELSRSGLTVVSGLAKGVDAITHEAALKGAGSTIAVLPTPIDTCYPPENESLFRRIARDGLILSETPIGTKLHPGQFHQRNRIIAALSRATIVVEGARRSGSLITANHAFQMDRELFALPGPITSPKSEGPNDLIREGMARIMTEASQVYEELPWLQEQSKRYVDSQGGSEPQSPGLNVPLSAEESRIIAFLRDQPLSINELHELSAIPFGHLNALLLNLCIKRKIELQPGSIYIAL, via the coding sequence ATGAATCAAGACGAACAAGCTCGCAGGCAGATGATTATCGCGCTCTACGAGATACCGGGAATAGGCTGGCATGCCATTGATAAGGCGGTCAAGCATTCGCTGTGGCGGAGAGATTGCTGGACCGTGGAGGAGCTGCTTGCCATCGGTCTGAAGCCCAAGCAAGCGGAGAGTGCGGTTCGGCTATATCAGGAGCAGCCGTGGAAGCTCGCAACCGGCGAGTCGGCTGCTGTGCGCGCAGCCCATGCCGTTGTGCTTACTCCCACTGACCAACGGTATCCCGATATCCTTCGGCAAATTGCGCAGCCTCCTTGGGTACTGTACGCGAGAGGGCGATTGGAGCTGCTGGATCGACCGGCTGCCGCGATCGTAGGCACTCGCGTTCCGACGGCCTATGGGCGACATGCCGCCGCAGCATTCGCGCTGGAGCTCTCCAGAAGCGGTCTGACCGTTGTAAGCGGACTTGCCAAGGGTGTGGACGCGATTACTCATGAAGCGGCTCTCAAGGGAGCTGGCAGCACAATAGCGGTGTTGCCTACACCCATCGATACGTGTTATCCTCCGGAGAACGAGTCGCTATTCCGCCGGATCGCACGGGATGGCTTGATCCTGTCGGAGACGCCAATCGGGACAAAGCTCCATCCGGGCCAATTCCATCAGCGCAATCGGATTATTGCGGCGTTATCCCGTGCAACGATCGTAGTGGAGGGCGCGCGCAGAAGCGGCTCGCTCATTACGGCTAACCATGCGTTCCAGATGGATCGGGAGCTGTTCGCGCTGCCCGGCCCCATCACCTCCCCCAAAAGTGAAGGCCCAAATGACCTGATCCGCGAGGGGATGGCTCGTATCATGACGGAGGCCAGTCAAGTGTACGAAGAGCTGCCATGGCTGCAGGAGCAGTCCAAGCGTTATGTCGATTCGCAGGGTGGAAGCGAGCCCCAAAGCCCGGGACTGAACGTCCCGCTGTCCGCCGAGGAGAGTCGGATTATAGCTTTTTTGCGGGATCAGCCCTTGAGCATCAATGAGCTGCACGAGCTGTCTGCGATTCCGTTTGGACATTTGAACGCACTTCTGCTAAATTTATGTATAAAACGGAAAATCGAGCTTCAGCCAGGTTCCATATATATAGCGTTGTAG
- the sucD gene encoding succinate--CoA ligase subunit alpha — translation MSILVNKDTKVITQGITGKTGMFHAKGALDYGTQMVGGVTPGKGGTNVDITLENGTVVSLPVFNTVQEAKQATGATASVIYVPPAFAADSIMEAVDAELDLVICITEGIPVLDMVKVKRYMEGSKTVLIGPNCPGVITPGECKIGIMPGYIHTVGHVGVVSRSGTLTYEAVHQLTTRGIGQSSAVGIGGDPVKGSEFIDILSRFNDDPDTYAVIMIGEIGGTAEEEAAEWIKANMKKPVVGFIGGATAPPGKRMGHAGAIISGGKGTAAEKIATLEACGIKVAPTPSEMGSTLVSVLEEQGLLEKCITRK, via the coding sequence TTGAGTATTTTGGTCAATAAAGATACAAAAGTCATCACTCAAGGCATCACAGGCAAAACGGGTATGTTCCATGCCAAGGGCGCGCTCGACTACGGCACGCAAATGGTCGGCGGCGTAACGCCAGGCAAAGGCGGCACCAATGTCGATATTACGCTGGAGAACGGCACAGTTGTTTCCTTGCCCGTATTCAACACGGTTCAGGAAGCGAAGCAAGCGACTGGCGCGACAGCTTCGGTTATTTACGTGCCGCCGGCATTCGCTGCAGACTCCATTATGGAAGCTGTAGACGCAGAGCTGGATCTCGTTATCTGTATTACAGAAGGCATTCCTGTTCTTGACATGGTGAAAGTGAAGCGCTATATGGAAGGCAGCAAAACGGTTCTGATCGGACCGAACTGCCCTGGCGTTATTACACCTGGCGAATGCAAAATCGGCATTATGCCGGGCTACATTCACACTGTTGGGCATGTAGGCGTTGTATCCCGTTCCGGAACATTGACTTACGAGGCTGTACATCAGCTGACGACTCGCGGCATCGGTCAATCCTCCGCGGTAGGCATCGGCGGCGACCCGGTGAAAGGCTCGGAGTTTATCGATATTCTTAGCCGTTTTAACGACGATCCCGACACTTACGCGGTTATTATGATTGGCGAAATCGGCGGAACGGCTGAGGAAGAAGCCGCTGAGTGGATCAAAGCGAACATGAAGAAGCCGGTTGTTGGCTTCATCGGCGGCGCAACGGCGCCTCCGGGCAAGCGTATGGGCCATGCAGGCGCAATCATCTCCGGCGGCAAGGGAACAGCAGCCGAGAAGATCGCGACGCTGGAGGCTTGCGGCATTAAGGTAGCTCCAACTCCTTCCGAGATGGGCTCCACGCTTGTAAGCGTTCTGGAAGAGCAAGGTCTTCTGGAGAAATGCATCACTCGCAAATAA
- the sucC gene encoding ADP-forming succinate--CoA ligase subunit beta: MNIHEYQGKAVLKQYGVVVPEGKVAFSVDEAVAAAESLGTPVVVVKAQIHAGGRGKAGGVKVAKSLDEVRAYASEILGKVLVTHQTGPEGKEVKRLLIEQGCDIKKEYYIGVVLDRGTGRVTMMASEEGGTEIEEVAEHSPEKIFKEVIDPAVGMQPFQARKLAYAINIPAELVNKAVKFMLALYTAFVEKDCSIAEINPLVVTGDGNVMALDAKLNFDSNALYRQKDIIELRDLEEEDAKEIEASKYDLSYIALDGNIGCMVNGAGLAMATMDIIKYYGGDPANFLDVGGGATKEKVTEAFKIILSDEKVKGIFVNIFGGIMRCNVIAEGVIAAAKELGLDRPLVVRLEGTNVELGKKLLNESGLNIVAADSMADGAQKIVALVK; the protein is encoded by the coding sequence ATGAATATCCATGAGTATCAAGGCAAAGCGGTACTGAAGCAATACGGGGTAGTCGTGCCGGAGGGCAAGGTGGCATTCTCCGTAGATGAGGCCGTAGCCGCAGCGGAATCGCTCGGTACGCCGGTCGTCGTCGTGAAGGCGCAAATTCACGCGGGTGGACGCGGCAAAGCAGGCGGTGTCAAGGTCGCCAAAAGTTTGGATGAGGTGCGCGCTTACGCGAGCGAAATTTTGGGCAAGGTGCTTGTTACTCATCAGACAGGACCGGAAGGAAAAGAGGTCAAGCGCCTTCTGATCGAGCAAGGCTGCGACATCAAAAAAGAATATTATATTGGCGTTGTGCTTGATCGCGGCACGGGCCGCGTCACCATGATGGCGTCCGAAGAAGGCGGAACGGAGATCGAAGAGGTTGCCGAGCATTCCCCTGAGAAAATCTTCAAGGAAGTTATCGATCCGGCCGTTGGCATGCAGCCGTTCCAGGCTCGCAAGCTGGCTTACGCCATCAACATTCCTGCTGAGCTCGTGAACAAGGCTGTGAAGTTCATGCTTGCCCTGTACACGGCATTCGTGGAGAAGGACTGCTCCATCGCCGAGATCAATCCGCTCGTCGTAACGGGCGATGGCAACGTTATGGCTCTGGACGCGAAGCTGAACTTCGACTCCAACGCCCTGTACCGCCAGAAGGATATTATCGAGCTGCGCGACCTGGAAGAAGAAGACGCGAAGGAAATCGAAGCGTCCAAATACGACCTGAGCTATATCGCTCTCGACGGCAACATCGGCTGCATGGTTAACGGCGCTGGTCTTGCGATGGCGACTATGGATATTATCAAATACTACGGCGGCGACCCTGCGAACTTCCTTGACGTAGGGGGCGGCGCGACAAAAGAAAAAGTAACGGAAGCGTTCAAAATCATTCTGTCCGACGAGAAGGTCAAGGGGATCTTCGTCAATATCTTTGGCGGAATCATGCGCTGCAACGTTATCGCTGAAGGCGTAATCGCGGCTGCCAAGGAACTTGGCCTGGACCGTCCGCTTGTTGTGCGTCTTGAGGGCACGAATGTAGAGCTGGGCAAGAAGCTGCTTAACGAATCCGGCCTTAACATTGTGGCTGCAGATTCCATGGCGGACGGCGCTCAGAAAATTGTCGCACTGGTGAAATAA
- a CDS encoding YifB family Mg chelatase-like AAA ATPase, which produces MYSFTHSASVMGVEGRSIFVEVDISSGLPQVNVVGLPDPAVRESVERVRAGLKNSGFTFPMDRITVNLAPADMRKEGTAFDLAIAAGILTASGQLDGALLDGTLLIGELSLDGGVRPVTGVLAMMEQAQRMGMKRVLLPVGNRKEAAWISGIDVYAIAHVRELRPQSAAGPSPAPYWSRFATDEKAAGSRSHDNCMPREQLDFADIIGQHQAKRAMLIAASGKHNILLSGPPGTGKTMMIRRLPGILPPLTETEALEVTKIYSVAGKLPDGAGGLMQQPPFRAPHHSISTGGLIGGGSIPKPGEVTLAHRGVLYLDELPEFPRSVLELLRQPIEDRVVTISRARATIQFPASLMLAASFNPCPCGYYGHEFGEKRCTCSPAVITRYRSKLSGPLLDRLDLQLEVPRPISFERERNEASVTTAELRAQVAQARAVQAERNLIYGVTCNSELSGEGLRRAAALKPDARKLMDTAFQQLGISMRAHDRLLKLGRTIADIEGSRLVECEHIAEAIQYRRLDLKL; this is translated from the coding sequence TTGTACAGCTTTACGCATAGCGCAAGCGTGATGGGCGTGGAGGGCCGCAGCATATTCGTCGAGGTCGATATCAGCAGCGGCCTGCCGCAGGTGAATGTGGTCGGTCTGCCGGACCCCGCCGTGCGGGAGTCGGTGGAGCGGGTGCGCGCCGGCCTCAAGAACAGCGGCTTCACATTCCCGATGGATCGCATTACCGTCAATTTGGCGCCCGCAGATATGCGGAAGGAGGGCACGGCCTTTGATCTGGCTATCGCCGCAGGCATTCTGACCGCGAGCGGCCAGCTTGACGGAGCATTGCTTGATGGCACGCTGCTCATAGGAGAGCTGTCGCTCGACGGCGGCGTGCGCCCCGTAACCGGCGTGCTCGCCATGATGGAACAAGCCCAGAGAATGGGCATGAAGCGCGTTCTGCTGCCCGTCGGGAACCGCAAGGAGGCGGCCTGGATTTCCGGCATCGACGTGTATGCCATCGCCCACGTTCGGGAGCTGAGGCCCCAATCGGCTGCCGGCCCTAGTCCTGCCCCCTATTGGTCGCGGTTCGCCACGGATGAGAAGGCAGCGGGAAGCCGCAGCCATGACAATTGTATGCCTAGGGAGCAGCTGGATTTCGCAGACATTATTGGACAGCATCAGGCCAAGCGAGCCATGCTGATCGCGGCATCGGGCAAACACAATATATTGCTGAGCGGACCGCCCGGCACTGGCAAAACGATGATGATTCGGCGTCTTCCCGGCATACTGCCGCCGCTAACGGAGACGGAGGCGCTGGAGGTTACAAAAATTTACAGCGTGGCGGGCAAGCTGCCAGATGGCGCTGGGGGACTTATGCAGCAGCCCCCGTTCCGCGCGCCTCATCACAGCATCTCAACGGGCGGCCTCATCGGAGGCGGGTCCATTCCGAAGCCGGGCGAAGTGACGCTGGCGCACCGCGGCGTACTTTATTTGGATGAGCTGCCTGAGTTCCCCCGCTCCGTACTGGAGCTGCTGCGGCAGCCAATCGAGGACCGCGTCGTAACCATCTCCAGGGCCAGAGCGACCATTCAGTTCCCTGCCTCGCTCATGCTGGCGGCCTCGTTCAACCCGTGTCCCTGCGGATATTATGGGCATGAGTTTGGAGAAAAGCGCTGCACATGCAGCCCGGCCGTTATTACACGCTATCGCTCCAAGCTGTCGGGGCCGTTGCTGGATCGGCTGGACCTGCAGCTGGAAGTGCCCCGCCCGATCTCGTTCGAGCGAGAACGAAATGAAGCCAGCGTCACAACAGCGGAGCTGAGAGCGCAAGTGGCCCAAGCGCGCGCCGTTCAAGCGGAACGCAACCTGATATACGGCGTCACCTGCAACAGCGAGCTGTCGGGCGAGGGTTTAAGACGGGCGGCTGCCCTGAAGCCGGACGCGCGCAAGCTGATGGACACCGCGTTCCAGCAGCTAGGCATCAGCATGCGCGCGCATGACCGCCTGCTGAAGCTTGGCCGGACGATCGCCGACATTGAAGGAAGCCGCTTAGTGGAGTGCGAGCATATCGCAGAAGCGATTCAGTACAGGCGATTAGACCTGAAGCTGTGA
- a CDS encoding helix-turn-helix transcriptional regulator — translation MENRIKEIRKENGISQEQLAAVCNVSRQTINAIENNKYDPTLQLAFKLADVLGMTVDELFIRN, via the coding sequence TTGGAGAATCGAATCAAGGAGATTCGTAAGGAAAATGGCATTTCGCAGGAACAACTCGCAGCGGTTTGTAACGTTTCCAGACAAACAATCAATGCCATCGAGAATAATAAATACGATCCGACGCTTCAGCTTGCCTTTAAACTTGCGGATGTTTTAGGCATGACAGTCGATGAGTTATTCATTCGTAATTAA
- a CDS encoding YraN family protein, with the protein MTVNRKRLGALGEAEASRRLALQGYEILETNWRSRLGELDLIAREGGRLVFIEVRARSAGSVGRFGTAAESVDARKQNKLRSVAAAYLTMTRQRDAFVRFDVIAVTIGEDDRIEAYTHYEAAF; encoded by the coding sequence ATGACCGTTAATCGCAAGCGGCTGGGAGCTCTGGGAGAGGCGGAGGCGAGTCGGCGTCTGGCGCTCCAAGGCTATGAGATCCTGGAGACCAATTGGCGTTCGCGTCTTGGGGAGCTGGATTTGATCGCCCGTGAAGGTGGGCGGCTCGTGTTCATCGAGGTGAGGGCCAGAAGCGCCGGCTCTGTAGGGCGCTTCGGCACAGCGGCCGAGTCGGTCGACGCGCGCAAGCAGAATAAGCTTCGCAGCGTAGCTGCGGCTTATCTGACGATGACCAGACAGCGTGACGCCTTTGTCCGGTTTGATGTGATAGCCGTAACCATAGGCGAAGATGATCGTATTGAGGCTTATACCCATTACGAAGCCGCGTTCTGA
- a CDS encoding EscU/YscU/HrcU family type III secretion system export apparatus switch protein, which yields MKQHGEGEKATPPRKAVALKYEPGERSAPVVVAKGQGFLADRILEKAKDSGVPVQEDASLVEVLSKLDVDQEIPAELYALVAEVLSFVYQSDRRAKELLHDR from the coding sequence ATGAAGCAGCATGGAGAAGGAGAAAAGGCGACTCCTCCGCGGAAGGCGGTTGCCCTCAAATACGAGCCGGGCGAACGTTCTGCGCCTGTTGTCGTCGCCAAGGGCCAGGGCTTTCTGGCTGACCGCATTCTGGAGAAGGCGAAGGACAGCGGCGTTCCTGTACAAGAGGACGCCTCGCTGGTGGAGGTTCTGTCCAAGCTGGACGTGGATCAGGAAATTCCAGCGGAGCTGTATGCTTTGGTTGCAGAAGTGCTGAGCTTCGTCTACCAATCGGATCGTCGCGCGAAGGAGCTGCTCCATGACCGTTAA
- a CDS encoding flagellar hook-length control protein FliK — translation MNIGQIMRGLLGDSTGGEVKAMELKVGQVVRGVVMQSFENNEALVQINGVQVRAKLEMPLSVGQSAILQVQPESTASVVILKAVDPSQTGLLDDTFRDFAKLLSLPDQRWALDIVKDLRREGFLLNRTAAKAFQEAAAVRPAGVDAEPWMTAAAAVFKRGLPMTQATIASMSQVMYGRSAHELLQSLESELKAYVGAQNGAAGLSEAERPALAAATRVVALLEQGEAIRSGGLAAHEPNRPAAGALGGAAAAAGLAHEEAAPVVGKREWPGAAQQATGAAQASAGADGAGARASAAPSQGAGGWLSGLMKWMGVDHELQLAKAATAATAPSPGAPGASGDQLAQEAGGELEQAARQGVARGAGGSSEEGARLASGETRPGPVANEAQRSVNTPSRGDLGAGGQAAAPGASGADASGRAPVAPLQPAQLAMLASQIGGEGLPAAESSPASSPLVSESLKSALMSLASASDAPASLKETAQQLVNHITGQQLLLTPERNSSVFTHVTMFIPFQDANGGTTASVHIQTRRGKRGELDAENCRLLFHLTMSSLGDTLVDVTVTDRIVSLNIWNDHPAITQLIETSRADIADRLQETGYQLSSLRATPLPEGSQGETAAASTVKSKAQSPPDLSQFASTRYKGVDYRA, via the coding sequence ATGAATATCGGTCAAATCATGCGTGGATTGCTTGGCGATTCAACGGGCGGCGAAGTGAAGGCCATGGAGCTGAAGGTTGGCCAGGTTGTACGAGGCGTCGTCATGCAATCCTTCGAAAATAATGAAGCGCTTGTGCAAATAAACGGTGTGCAGGTGCGGGCTAAGCTTGAGATGCCGCTGTCGGTTGGCCAATCGGCCATCCTGCAGGTTCAGCCGGAATCCACCGCCTCGGTCGTCATCCTGAAGGCCGTTGATCCTAGTCAAACGGGATTGCTAGACGATACGTTCCGGGATTTCGCCAAGCTATTGAGCTTGCCGGATCAGCGCTGGGCGCTGGACATCGTCAAGGATTTGCGCAGGGAGGGCTTCCTTCTGAATCGGACCGCCGCCAAGGCGTTCCAGGAGGCCGCTGCGGTTAGACCCGCAGGGGTGGACGCCGAGCCGTGGATGACGGCTGCGGCTGCTGTATTCAAACGCGGGCTGCCCATGACGCAGGCTACGATTGCATCCATGAGCCAGGTCATGTATGGGAGGTCGGCCCATGAGCTGCTCCAATCTTTGGAAAGCGAGCTTAAGGCTTACGTGGGCGCGCAGAACGGCGCGGCCGGACTAAGCGAAGCTGAGCGGCCCGCGCTAGCGGCAGCAACGCGCGTCGTTGCGCTGCTGGAGCAGGGCGAGGCGATCCGCAGCGGCGGCCTGGCGGCTCATGAGCCGAATCGTCCAGCTGCAGGCGCATTAGGCGGAGCGGCGGCGGCAGCGGGCTTAGCGCATGAGGAGGCGGCGCCTGTGGTCGGGAAGCGAGAATGGCCAGGTGCTGCGCAGCAGGCAACAGGCGCGGCTCAGGCTTCGGCAGGCGCCGATGGCGCGGGCGCTAGAGCCTCTGCTGCGCCAAGCCAAGGGGCAGGAGGCTGGCTAAGCGGCTTGATGAAGTGGATGGGCGTCGATCATGAGCTTCAGCTGGCCAAAGCGGCTACAGCGGCTACAGCGCCCTCTCCAGGCGCTCCAGGCGCTTCTGGAGATCAGTTGGCGCAGGAAGCTGGCGGGGAGCTGGAGCAGGCGGCCAGGCAAGGGGTGGCGCGAGGCGCCGGCGGTTCGTCGGAGGAAGGCGCGCGCCTGGCCTCGGGAGAGACCAGGCCGGGGCCCGTCGCCAACGAGGCGCAGAGGTCCGTGAATACGCCGAGCAGAGGCGACTTGGGGGCAGGCGGACAAGCAGCTGCGCCAGGAGCCTCAGGCGCGGATGCGAGCGGCCGGGCTCCCGTGGCGCCTCTGCAGCCAGCTCAGCTGGCGATGCTAGCCTCCCAGATCGGGGGGGAGGGATTACCGGCGGCGGAGTCTTCGCCCGCAAGCTCCCCTCTTGTATCGGAATCGCTGAAGAGCGCGCTGATGTCTCTCGCCAGCGCGAGCGACGCACCGGCATCCTTGAAGGAGACGGCTCAGCAGTTGGTGAACCATATAACCGGCCAGCAGCTGCTGTTAACGCCGGAGCGCAACAGCTCCGTCTTCACGCATGTGACCATGTTCATTCCGTTCCAGGACGCGAACGGCGGCACCACGGCTTCCGTGCATATCCAGACGAGGCGGGGCAAGCGAGGAGAGCTGGACGCCGAGAACTGCCGGCTGCTGTTTCATCTGACCATGTCGAGCCTGGGGGATACGCTGGTGGATGTGACGGTGACGGACAGAATCGTCAGCCTCAATATTTGGAATGACCATCCTGCTATCACTCAGCTGATCGAAACGTCGCGCGCCGACATCGCCGATCGGCTGCAGGAAACGGGCTACCAGCTGTCCTCTTTGCGGGCTACCCCGCTTCCGGAGGGTTCCCAGGGGGAGACTGCGGCAGCCTCGACGGTCAAATCCAAAGCTCAAAGTCCTCCAGATTTGTCCCAATTCGCGTCAACGCGCTACAAAGGGGTGGATTACCGGGCATGA